From a single Leopardus geoffroyi isolate Oge1 chromosome E1, O.geoffroyi_Oge1_pat1.0, whole genome shotgun sequence genomic region:
- the ARRB2 gene encoding beta-arrestin-2 isoform X3, which yields MTTLPAYGPHSSSRRVFKKSSPNCKLTVYLGKRDFVDHLDRVDPVDGVVLVDPDYLKDRKVFVTLTCAFRYGREDLDVLGLSFRKDLFIATYQAFPPMPNPPRPPTRLQDRLLRKLGQHAHPFFFTIPQNLPCSVTLQPGPEDTGKACGVDFEIRAFCAKSLEEKSHKRNSVRLVIRKVQFAPEKPGPQPSAETTRHFLMSDRSLHLEASLDKELYYHGEPLNVNVHVTNNSTKTVKKIKVSVRQYADICLFSTAQYKCPVAQVEQDDQVSPSSTFCKVYTITPLLSDNREKRGLALDGKLKHEDTNLASSTIVKEGANKEVLGILVSYRVKGCLCGAAFCPHAPQAPRSHHPPQAPDSCS from the exons ATGACGACCCTCCCCGCTTATGGGCCTCACTCCTCTTCCCGGAG GGTCTTCAAGAAGTCGAGCCCTAACTGCAAG CTCACCGTGTACTTGGGCAAGCGGGACTTTGTAGACCACCTGGACAGAGTGGACCCCGTAG ATGGCGTGGTGCTCGTGGACCCCGACTACTTGAAGGACCGCAAAG TGTTCGTGACCCTCACCTGCGCCTTCCGCTATGGCCGCGAGGACCTGGACGTGCTGGGCCTGTCCTTCCGCAAAGACCTGTTCATCGCCACCTACCAGGCCTTCCCCCCCATGCCCAAcccgccccggccccccacccGCCTTCAGGACCGGCTGCTGAGGAAGCTGGGCCAGCACGCCCACCCCTTTTTTTTCACA ATCCCCCAGAACCTGCCCTGCTCCGTCACGCTGCAGCCGGGCCCAGAGGACACAGGGAAG GCCTGTGGAGTAGACTTTGAGATTCGAGCCTTCTGTGCCAAATCGCTAGAAGAGAAAAGCCACAAAAG gaactCTGTGCGGCTGGTGATCCGAAAGGTGCAGTTTGCCCCAGAGAAACCCGGCCCCCAGCCCTCAGCAGAAACCACACGCCACTTCCTCATGTCTGACCGGTCCCTGCACCTCGAGGCTTCCCTGGACAAGGAG CTGTACTACCACGGGGAGCCCCTGAACGTCAACGTCCACGTCACCAACAACTCCACCAAGACCGTCAAGAAGATCAAAGTCTCTG tgagACAGTATGCCGACATCTGCCTCTTCAGCACCGCCCAGTACAAGTGTCCTGTGGCTCAGGTCGAACAAGA TGACCAGGTGTCGCCCAGCTCCACGTTCTGCAAGGTATACACCATCACCCCGCTGCTCAGCGACAACCGGGAGAAGCGGGGTCTTGCCCTGGACGGGAAGCTCAAACACGAGGACACCAACCTGGCTTCCAGCACCAt CGTGAAGGAGGGCGCCAACAAGGAGGTGCTGGGAATCCTGGTGTCCTACAGGGTCAAG GGATGTCTCTGTGGAGCTGCCTTTTGTCCTCATGCACCCCAAGCCCCACGATCACATcaccctccccaggccccagacaG CTGCTCCTGA
- the ARRB2 gene encoding beta-arrestin-2 isoform X2 codes for MGEKPGTRVFKKSSPNCKLTVYLGKRDFVDHLDRVDPVDGVVLVDPDYLKDRKVFVTLTCAFRYGREDLDVLGLSFRKDLFIATYQAFPPMPNPPRPPTRLQDRLLRKLGQHAHPFFFTIPQNLPCSVTLQPGPEDTGKACGVDFEIRAFCAKSLEEKSHKRNSVRLVIRKVQFAPEKPGPQPSAETTRHFLMSDRSLHLEASLDKELYYHGEPLNVNVHVTNNSTKTVKKIKVSVRQYADICLFSTAQYKCPVAQVEQDDQVSPSSTFCKVYTITPLLSDNREKRGLALDGKLKHEDTNLASSTIVKEGANKEVLGILVSYRVKVKLVVARGGDVSVELPFVLMHPKPHDHITLPRPQTAAPETDAPVDTNLIEFDTNYATDDDIVFEDFARLRLKGMKDEDYEDQFC; via the exons ATGGGGGAGAAACCGGGCACCAG GGTCTTCAAGAAGTCGAGCCCTAACTGCAAG CTCACCGTGTACTTGGGCAAGCGGGACTTTGTAGACCACCTGGACAGAGTGGACCCCGTAG ATGGCGTGGTGCTCGTGGACCCCGACTACTTGAAGGACCGCAAAG TGTTCGTGACCCTCACCTGCGCCTTCCGCTATGGCCGCGAGGACCTGGACGTGCTGGGCCTGTCCTTCCGCAAAGACCTGTTCATCGCCACCTACCAGGCCTTCCCCCCCATGCCCAAcccgccccggccccccacccGCCTTCAGGACCGGCTGCTGAGGAAGCTGGGCCAGCACGCCCACCCCTTTTTTTTCACA ATCCCCCAGAACCTGCCCTGCTCCGTCACGCTGCAGCCGGGCCCAGAGGACACAGGGAAG GCCTGTGGAGTAGACTTTGAGATTCGAGCCTTCTGTGCCAAATCGCTAGAAGAGAAAAGCCACAAAAG gaactCTGTGCGGCTGGTGATCCGAAAGGTGCAGTTTGCCCCAGAGAAACCCGGCCCCCAGCCCTCAGCAGAAACCACACGCCACTTCCTCATGTCTGACCGGTCCCTGCACCTCGAGGCTTCCCTGGACAAGGAG CTGTACTACCACGGGGAGCCCCTGAACGTCAACGTCCACGTCACCAACAACTCCACCAAGACCGTCAAGAAGATCAAAGTCTCTG tgagACAGTATGCCGACATCTGCCTCTTCAGCACCGCCCAGTACAAGTGTCCTGTGGCTCAGGTCGAACAAGA TGACCAGGTGTCGCCCAGCTCCACGTTCTGCAAGGTATACACCATCACCCCGCTGCTCAGCGACAACCGGGAGAAGCGGGGTCTTGCCCTGGACGGGAAGCTCAAACACGAGGACACCAACCTGGCTTCCAGCACCAt CGTGAAGGAGGGCGCCAACAAGGAGGTGCTGGGAATCCTGGTGTCCTACAGGGTCAAGGTGAAGCTGGTGGTGGCTCGTGGCGG GGATGTCTCTGTGGAGCTGCCTTTTGTCCTCATGCACCCCAAGCCCCACGATCACATcaccctccccaggccccagacaG CTGCTCCTGAGACAGACGCCCCCGTGGACACCAACCTCATTGAATTTGACACCAA CTACGCCACAGACGACGACATCGTGTTCGAGGACTTCGCCCGCCTGCGGCTGAAGGGGATGAAGGACGAGGATTACGAGGACCAGTTCTGctag
- the MED11 gene encoding mediator of RNA polymerase II transcription subunit 11, with protein sequence MATYSLANERLRALEDIEREIGAILQNAGTVILELSKEKSNERLLDRQAAAFTASVQHVEAELSAQIRYLTQVATGQPHEGSSYSSRKDCQMALKRVDYARLKLSDVARTCEQMLEN encoded by the exons ATGGCGACCTACAGCCTGGCGAACGAGAGGCTGCGCGCCCTGGAAGACATCGAGCGGGAAATCGGCGCCATTCTCCAGAATGCAG GTACCGTGATCCTGGAATTGTCCAAGGAGAAAAGCAACGAGCGGCTCTTGGACCGGCAGGCGGCGGCCTTCACGGCGTCGGTGCAACACGTGGAAGCGGAGCTGTCGGCTCAGATCCGCTACCTCACCCAG GTGGCCACGGGGCAGCCCCATGAGGGTTCCAGCTACTCTTCGAGGAAGGACTGTCAGATGGCCCTGAAGCGAGTGGACTACGCTCGCCTCAAGCTCAGTGATGTGGCCCGAACCTGTGAGCAGATGCTGGAAAACTAG
- the ARRB2 gene encoding beta-arrestin-2 isoform X1, with amino-acid sequence MTTLPAYGPHSSSRRVFKKSSPNCKLTVYLGKRDFVDHLDRVDPVDGVVLVDPDYLKDRKVFVTLTCAFRYGREDLDVLGLSFRKDLFIATYQAFPPMPNPPRPPTRLQDRLLRKLGQHAHPFFFTIPQNLPCSVTLQPGPEDTGKACGVDFEIRAFCAKSLEEKSHKRNSVRLVIRKVQFAPEKPGPQPSAETTRHFLMSDRSLHLEASLDKELYYHGEPLNVNVHVTNNSTKTVKKIKVSVRQYADICLFSTAQYKCPVAQVEQDDQVSPSSTFCKVYTITPLLSDNREKRGLALDGKLKHEDTNLASSTIVKEGANKEVLGILVSYRVKVKLVVARGGDVSVELPFVLMHPKPHDHITLPRPQTAAPETDAPVDTNLIEFDTNYATDDDIVFEDFARLRLKGMKDEDYEDQFC; translated from the exons ATGACGACCCTCCCCGCTTATGGGCCTCACTCCTCTTCCCGGAG GGTCTTCAAGAAGTCGAGCCCTAACTGCAAG CTCACCGTGTACTTGGGCAAGCGGGACTTTGTAGACCACCTGGACAGAGTGGACCCCGTAG ATGGCGTGGTGCTCGTGGACCCCGACTACTTGAAGGACCGCAAAG TGTTCGTGACCCTCACCTGCGCCTTCCGCTATGGCCGCGAGGACCTGGACGTGCTGGGCCTGTCCTTCCGCAAAGACCTGTTCATCGCCACCTACCAGGCCTTCCCCCCCATGCCCAAcccgccccggccccccacccGCCTTCAGGACCGGCTGCTGAGGAAGCTGGGCCAGCACGCCCACCCCTTTTTTTTCACA ATCCCCCAGAACCTGCCCTGCTCCGTCACGCTGCAGCCGGGCCCAGAGGACACAGGGAAG GCCTGTGGAGTAGACTTTGAGATTCGAGCCTTCTGTGCCAAATCGCTAGAAGAGAAAAGCCACAAAAG gaactCTGTGCGGCTGGTGATCCGAAAGGTGCAGTTTGCCCCAGAGAAACCCGGCCCCCAGCCCTCAGCAGAAACCACACGCCACTTCCTCATGTCTGACCGGTCCCTGCACCTCGAGGCTTCCCTGGACAAGGAG CTGTACTACCACGGGGAGCCCCTGAACGTCAACGTCCACGTCACCAACAACTCCACCAAGACCGTCAAGAAGATCAAAGTCTCTG tgagACAGTATGCCGACATCTGCCTCTTCAGCACCGCCCAGTACAAGTGTCCTGTGGCTCAGGTCGAACAAGA TGACCAGGTGTCGCCCAGCTCCACGTTCTGCAAGGTATACACCATCACCCCGCTGCTCAGCGACAACCGGGAGAAGCGGGGTCTTGCCCTGGACGGGAAGCTCAAACACGAGGACACCAACCTGGCTTCCAGCACCAt CGTGAAGGAGGGCGCCAACAAGGAGGTGCTGGGAATCCTGGTGTCCTACAGGGTCAAGGTGAAGCTGGTGGTGGCTCGTGGCGG GGATGTCTCTGTGGAGCTGCCTTTTGTCCTCATGCACCCCAAGCCCCACGATCACATcaccctccccaggccccagacaG CTGCTCCTGAGACAGACGCCCCCGTGGACACCAACCTCATTGAATTTGACACCAA CTACGCCACAGACGACGACATCGTGTTCGAGGACTTCGCCCGCCTGCGGCTGAAGGGGATGAAGGACGAGGATTACGAGGACCAGTTCTGctag
- the ARRB2 gene encoding beta-arrestin-2 isoform X4 translates to MPNPPRPPTRLQDRLLRKLGQHAHPFFFTIPQNLPCSVTLQPGPEDTGKACGVDFEIRAFCAKSLEEKSHKRNSVRLVIRKVQFAPEKPGPQPSAETTRHFLMSDRSLHLEASLDKELYYHGEPLNVNVHVTNNSTKTVKKIKVSVRQYADICLFSTAQYKCPVAQVEQDDQVSPSSTFCKVYTITPLLSDNREKRGLALDGKLKHEDTNLASSTIVKEGANKEVLGILVSYRVKVKLVVARGGDVSVELPFVLMHPKPHDHITLPRPQTAAPETDAPVDTNLIEFDTNYATDDDIVFEDFARLRLKGMKDEDYEDQFC, encoded by the exons ATGCCCAAcccgccccggccccccacccGCCTTCAGGACCGGCTGCTGAGGAAGCTGGGCCAGCACGCCCACCCCTTTTTTTTCACA ATCCCCCAGAACCTGCCCTGCTCCGTCACGCTGCAGCCGGGCCCAGAGGACACAGGGAAG GCCTGTGGAGTAGACTTTGAGATTCGAGCCTTCTGTGCCAAATCGCTAGAAGAGAAAAGCCACAAAAG gaactCTGTGCGGCTGGTGATCCGAAAGGTGCAGTTTGCCCCAGAGAAACCCGGCCCCCAGCCCTCAGCAGAAACCACACGCCACTTCCTCATGTCTGACCGGTCCCTGCACCTCGAGGCTTCCCTGGACAAGGAG CTGTACTACCACGGGGAGCCCCTGAACGTCAACGTCCACGTCACCAACAACTCCACCAAGACCGTCAAGAAGATCAAAGTCTCTG tgagACAGTATGCCGACATCTGCCTCTTCAGCACCGCCCAGTACAAGTGTCCTGTGGCTCAGGTCGAACAAGA TGACCAGGTGTCGCCCAGCTCCACGTTCTGCAAGGTATACACCATCACCCCGCTGCTCAGCGACAACCGGGAGAAGCGGGGTCTTGCCCTGGACGGGAAGCTCAAACACGAGGACACCAACCTGGCTTCCAGCACCAt CGTGAAGGAGGGCGCCAACAAGGAGGTGCTGGGAATCCTGGTGTCCTACAGGGTCAAGGTGAAGCTGGTGGTGGCTCGTGGCGG GGATGTCTCTGTGGAGCTGCCTTTTGTCCTCATGCACCCCAAGCCCCACGATCACATcaccctccccaggccccagacaG CTGCTCCTGAGACAGACGCCCCCGTGGACACCAACCTCATTGAATTTGACACCAA CTACGCCACAGACGACGACATCGTGTTCGAGGACTTCGCCCGCCTGCGGCTGAAGGGGATGAAGGACGAGGATTACGAGGACCAGTTCTGctag